A region from the uncultured Ilyobacter sp. genome encodes:
- the malQ gene encoding 4-alpha-glucanotransferase, whose protein sequence is MKFQRSSGIIMHISSLHGKYGIGDLGRSAYEFVDFMAEAGQKLWQILPMGPTGYGDSPYQSFSAFAGNHYFIDMESLVEKGFLEENDLAPLIEGNIEGSVDFGLIHREKMRLLRKAYDNYLQTEQWEEMEEFKKNSEYWIEDYCLFMALKKNFAFTQWQKWPKDYRYKKKSVIKETEMDLCYEMEFQLFLQYIFYEQWQKLKNYANSKNIKIIGDIPIFVASDSVDAWAKSKLFLFDKYKRPKKLSGAPPDMFSKDGQFWGNPLYDWHYMEKTGYRWWLERVKNAFNLYDTIRIDHFRGFESFWTVRYGKKTARKGRWEKGPGMKLFGKINRTLGELPIIAEDLGFLTPKVRKLLKDSGYPGMKILEFAFDTNEKNEYLPHRYQENCVAYTGTHDNDTVIGWYRGLDNFHKEICDRYLKKMPEVESEEINWKCIEAIWSSKAVMTITQMQDIIGLGSEARMNFPATSWGNWKWRMKKEELKKEAALRLKKITEKYNR, encoded by the coding sequence ATGAAATTTCAAAGAAGCAGCGGGATAATAATGCATATAAGCTCTCTTCACGGGAAATATGGTATAGGGGATCTAGGAAGATCTGCTTATGAATTTGTGGATTTTATGGCAGAGGCAGGTCAGAAACTCTGGCAGATTCTTCCAATGGGACCCACTGGATATGGTGACTCTCCCTACCAGTCTTTCTCCGCCTTTGCAGGGAATCATTATTTTATAGATATGGAATCTCTTGTGGAAAAAGGATTTCTCGAGGAAAATGACCTGGCTCCCCTGATAGAGGGGAATATAGAGGGAAGTGTGGATTTTGGACTGATACATCGGGAGAAAATGAGACTTTTGAGAAAGGCCTATGACAATTATCTTCAGACAGAACAGTGGGAAGAGATGGAAGAGTTTAAGAAAAATTCAGAATACTGGATAGAGGATTATTGTCTTTTTATGGCATTAAAGAAAAATTTTGCTTTTACACAGTGGCAAAAATGGCCTAAAGATTACAGATATAAGAAGAAATCTGTCATAAAAGAGACGGAGATGGATCTCTGCTATGAGATGGAGTTTCAGCTTTTTCTTCAGTATATTTTCTATGAACAGTGGCAGAAACTTAAAAATTACGCCAATTCTAAAAATATAAAGATTATAGGGGATATTCCTATTTTTGTTGCTTCAGACAGCGTGGATGCATGGGCTAAAAGTAAACTGTTTTTATTTGATAAATACAAGAGACCAAAAAAATTATCTGGAGCCCCACCTGATATGTTTAGCAAAGACGGACAATTTTGGGGAAATCCACTCTATGACTGGCATTATATGGAAAAAACAGGCTACAGATGGTGGCTAGAGAGAGTAAAAAACGCCTTTAATCTATATGATACTATAAGAATAGACCATTTCAGGGGTTTTGAGTCTTTCTGGACAGTGAGATACGGAAAAAAAACTGCAAGGAAAGGCCGATGGGAAAAGGGACCTGGCATGAAGTTATTTGGAAAGATAAACAGAACCTTGGGAGAGCTTCCCATAATAGCTGAAGACCTGGGATTTCTCACTCCTAAGGTGAGAAAACTTCTAAAGGACAGTGGTTATCCTGGAATGAAAATACTGGAATTTGCCTTTGATACAAATGAGAAAAATGAATATCTGCCTCACAGATACCAAGAAAACTGTGTGGCTTATACGGGAACCCATGACAATGACACGGTTATTGGGTGGTATAGAGGGCTAGATAATTTTCATAAGGAGATCTGCGACAGGTATCTGAAAAAAATGCCCGAAGTAGAATCAGAGGAGATAAACTGGAAATGTATAGAGGCAATATGGAGCTCTAAAGCTGTGATGACAATAACTCAAATGCAGGATATCATAGGCCTTGGAAGTGAAGCCAGAATGAATTTCCCTGCGACCTCCTGGGGGAACTGGAAATGGAGGATGAAAAAAGAGGAGTTAAAAAAAGAGGCGGCTCTGAGATTAAAAAAAATAACTGAAAAATACAATAGATAA
- the upp gene encoding uracil phosphoribosyltransferase: MAIVEVNHPLIQHKLTFLRNKDTDTKTFRETLNEIAGLMTYEATKELKLEETEVETPLMKTKSYILPDKAVAVVPILRAGLGMVDGILALVPTAKVGHIGVYRNEETLEPVYYYCKLPTDISERKVILVDPMLATGGSAIYAIDYLKENGVTDITFMCLVAAPEGLAKVIKKHPDVDIYAAKIDQGLDENGYIYPGLGDCGDRIFGTK; this comes from the coding sequence ATGGCTATAGTAGAAGTAAATCATCCGCTGATTCAGCACAAGCTAACTTTTTTGAGAAACAAAGACACAGACACAAAGACTTTTAGAGAAACTCTAAATGAAATCGCAGGTCTTATGACTTATGAGGCTACAAAAGAGCTAAAGTTGGAAGAAACAGAGGTAGAAACTCCTTTGATGAAGACAAAGTCATATATTCTTCCGGACAAGGCAGTGGCAGTGGTTCCTATCTTAAGAGCCGGACTTGGAATGGTAGACGGGATATTAGCTCTCGTTCCTACGGCAAAAGTAGGACATATAGGTGTGTACAGAAACGAGGAGACACTAGAGCCTGTGTACTATTACTGCAAGCTTCCTACAGATATAAGTGAGAGAAAAGTAATCCTTGTAGACCCGATGCTAGCAACAGGTGGATCTGCGATTTATGCAATAGACTATCTTAAAGAAAACGGTGTGACAGACATAACTTTCATGTGTCTTGTGGCCGCACCAGAAGGACTTGCAAAGGTAATCAAAAAACATCCAGATGTGGATATCTACGCTGCAAAGATCGACCAGGGACTAGATGAAAATGGATATATATATCCAGGTCTTGGAGACTGCGGAGACAGAATATTCGGAACTAAATAA
- the rpmE gene encoding 50S ribosomal protein L31 has protein sequence MRKGIHPNYHVVTVDCTCGERFETRSTFSKGDEIKVAVCSKCHPFYTGKAKFIDAAGRVDKFNKKYGMKK, from the coding sequence ATGAGAAAAGGAATTCATCCTAATTATCATGTAGTTACTGTTGATTGCACATGTGGAGAAAGATTCGAAACTAGATCAACTTTTTCAAAAGGTGATGAAATCAAAGTAGCTGTATGTTCTAAGTGTCATCCATTCTACACTGGTAAAGCGAAGTTTATCGACGCTGCTGGTAGAGTAGACAAGTTCAACAAAAAGTACGGAATGAAAAAATAA
- a CDS encoding viroplasmin family protein: protein MGKKIYAYLLESNNEKGICDTWDQCKKIVLGKKALYRSFEDINQAKLWLENPQNKPKGKKNKKFYAYYMVDTQESGITHSWEDCKNYIQAGKSRYKSFKTLEEAEKWLEKGGVYQSKEEIRRALPDGIYFDAGTGRGIGVEVRVTDKMGNSILDRCIPADKITSHGNYLTEDGMTNNFGELLGLYCAMKIALKENIRNIYGDSNLVIYFWSKGIIKRQDQKEKTLKLADLVIELRKKYESLGGKIEYISGDINPADLGFHR, encoded by the coding sequence ATGGGGAAAAAAATCTATGCATATCTCTTGGAGTCTAATAACGAAAAAGGGATTTGTGATACCTGGGACCAATGTAAAAAAATAGTCTTAGGAAAAAAGGCCCTGTATAGATCCTTTGAAGATATCAATCAAGCAAAATTGTGGCTTGAAAATCCGCAGAATAAGCCTAAAGGAAAAAAAAACAAGAAATTTTATGCCTATTATATGGTGGATACTCAGGAAAGCGGAATTACCCATTCCTGGGAAGATTGCAAAAACTATATACAGGCTGGTAAATCCAGGTATAAATCCTTTAAAACCCTTGAAGAAGCTGAAAAATGGCTGGAAAAAGGTGGGGTTTATCAATCAAAAGAGGAGATCAGAAGAGCCCTACCAGATGGAATATATTTTGACGCTGGTACAGGAAGAGGTATAGGGGTAGAAGTAAGGGTTACAGACAAGATGGGAAACAGTATCCTAGACAGATGCATCCCGGCTGATAAGATCACTTCCCACGGAAACTACCTCACAGAAGACGGTATGACAAATAATTTCGGAGAACTCCTCGGACTTTACTGTGCTATGAAAATAGCTTTAAAGGAAAATATAAGAAATATCTACGGAGACAGTAACCTTGTAATTTATTTTTGGTCAAAGGGAATAATAAAACGTCAGGATCAGAAAGAGAAAACTTTAAAACTGGCTGATCTTGTGATAGAACTAAGAAAAAAATATGAATCTTTAGGCGGGAAAATAGAATATATTTCCGGGGATATCAATCCTGCAGACCTTGGATTCCACAGGTAG
- a CDS encoding TIGR02206 family membrane protein, translating into MDRFELFSREHFFYLASYSLITFIFILISLNVKDKRRFARNSAFVIGVLKLSELAYRFIVLEDPIKFLLPLHLCNLTLITAIIAMSSGNRLFLNLTYFWSAGTIFALLTPEVKINFPHLLNISFFSTHFYLIFSAVYSVKAFNFKPNFESLLKAFKYVNLAFIIIFFINLALGTNYMFVNYKPTFKSPLDYMGPWPYYIIVLEIITFICFLIMYLPFYTKKR; encoded by the coding sequence TTGGACAGGTTCGAGCTCTTCAGTAGAGAACATTTTTTTTACCTGGCATCATACTCTCTTATCACTTTTATTTTTATCCTCATCTCTTTGAATGTCAAGGATAAAAGAAGGTTTGCTAGAAATTCTGCCTTTGTTATAGGGGTTTTAAAGCTCTCAGAGCTAGCTTACAGATTTATAGTTTTAGAGGACCCTATCAAGTTTTTACTTCCGCTGCATCTTTGCAATCTGACCCTTATAACTGCAATTATTGCCATGAGCTCTGGAAACAGACTTTTTTTAAACCTTACATATTTCTGGAGTGCCGGGACGATATTTGCCCTCCTCACCCCAGAGGTAAAGATCAACTTTCCTCATCTTTTAAACATTAGTTTTTTTTCTACACACTTTTATCTTATTTTTTCTGCTGTATATTCTGTAAAAGCTTTCAATTTTAAACCAAACTTTGAAAGTCTTTTAAAAGCCTTTAAATATGTAAATTTAGCTTTCATAATAATTTTCTTTATAAATTTAGCTCTAGGAACAAATTATATGTTTGTAAACTATAAACCGACCTTTAAAAGTCCCTTAGATTATATGGGGCCCTGGCCCTACTATATTATAGTCCTAGAGATTATAACTTTTATCTGTTTTCTTATCATGTACCTGCCTTTTTATACAAAAAAAAGGTAG
- a CDS encoding monomeric [FeFe] hydrogenase yields MRNFVFNKAMELRRDTLKTIVSLYEKDLLREKFPKLVREILPGDNPVYRNNIYREREILKQRIKIYLDFDYEKTRDLELFELVDHLDSKFFHKKDELRGKHKYVRVIKEACDVCPSGKFYATDLCRNCIAHNCTNVCPRDAIVFEEGRAKIISEKCIGCGLCAKSCDYYAIVKLERPCERACTLKAITKDEKGAADINKDKCVACGACHVACPFGAIESPTQILDVVHAIKNKDEVIAIYAPAIVSQFGHAVSPGKIKALFKKLGFSDAMEVAVGADMVAEEEAEILKENPGKMTTSCCPSFYSYIKKHQPEMEKYISHAPSPMAALAEHLKEKYPDKKIAFIGPCIAKKMEADKYNVLKDKKVVDYVLTFTDVASWIEARELDISTLPEDDVLGTSFGWGFAHTGGVANAVAEKLDKDVKVIHMNGLAEGKESFAAFEKAGDYTLLEGMGCRGGCIAGPSILQNPKVARVMLMKVGSKK; encoded by the coding sequence ATGCGTAACTTTGTATTCAACAAAGCAATGGAGCTTCGAAGAGACACTTTAAAAACCATTGTATCTCTTTATGAAAAGGATCTACTTAGAGAAAAGTTTCCTAAACTTGTAAGAGAGATTCTCCCAGGAGATAATCCCGTTTACAGAAACAACATCTACAGAGAGAGAGAAATCCTTAAACAAAGAATTAAAATTTATCTTGATTTTGATTACGAAAAGACAAGAGATCTTGAGCTTTTCGAACTTGTAGACCATCTAGATTCAAAATTTTTCCACAAAAAAGACGAATTGAGGGGAAAGCATAAGTATGTTAGAGTGATAAAAGAAGCCTGTGATGTCTGCCCATCTGGAAAATTTTATGCCACAGATCTTTGTAGAAACTGTATCGCCCATAACTGTACCAATGTCTGTCCAAGGGATGCTATTGTTTTTGAAGAGGGAAGAGCAAAAATAATCTCTGAAAAATGTATTGGTTGCGGTCTTTGTGCAAAATCATGTGACTATTATGCCATTGTAAAATTAGAAAGACCTTGTGAAAGAGCCTGTACACTTAAGGCCATAACAAAAGATGAAAAAGGTGCAGCAGATATAAATAAGGATAAATGTGTGGCCTGCGGTGCCTGCCATGTGGCCTGTCCATTTGGAGCCATCGAATCACCAACTCAGATTTTAGATGTAGTGCATGCCATAAAAAACAAAGATGAGGTTATCGCAATATACGCCCCGGCAATAGTATCTCAGTTCGGACATGCTGTTTCTCCTGGAAAAATAAAGGCTTTGTTCAAAAAACTCGGTTTCTCAGATGCAATGGAAGTGGCCGTAGGAGCCGATATGGTTGCAGAGGAAGAGGCAGAGATTCTGAAGGAGAATCCAGGAAAAATGACAACATCATGCTGCCCTTCTTTTTACAGCTATATAAAGAAGCATCAGCCTGAGATGGAAAAATATATCTCTCATGCACCATCTCCTATGGCCGCATTGGCGGAACATCTGAAAGAAAAATACCCAGATAAAAAAATAGCCTTTATTGGACCATGCATTGCAAAAAAAATGGAAGCTGATAAATACAATGTTTTAAAAGATAAAAAAGTTGTGGATTACGTACTCACTTTTACAGATGTAGCTTCATGGATAGAGGCTAGAGAACTTGACATATCTACACTCCCTGAAGATGATGTCCTAGGAACTTCCTTTGGATGGGGATTTGCCCACACTGGCGGAGTTGCAAATGCAGTTGCGGAAAAGTTGGACAAAGATGTAAAAGTAATCCATATGAACGGACTGGCAGAAGGAAAAGAAAGTTTTGCAGCCTTTGAAAAAGCTGGAGACTACACACTCCTTGAGGGAATGGGATGTCGTGGTGGATGTATTGCCGGACCTTCTATTTTACAGAACCCTAAAGTGGCTAGGGTTATGCTCATGAAGGTTGGGTCTAAAAAATAA
- a CDS encoding YigZ family protein, translating to MQTVERECNIEFEEKKSKFIAYIKPIASKEEAENFIQMIKRKHPDANHNCSAYKVTENGQEYYKVDDDGEPGGTAGKPIGEIMNLLDVDNLVVVVTRYFGGIKLGAGGLVRNYAKAAKLAVQEAGIIEYVHLKKYVADFSYDKVNEVEGIISSSGGKILEKEFMDKVTFRIMVKDETESLLKEVRGLVIFEI from the coding sequence ATGCAAACAGTTGAAAGAGAATGTAACATAGAATTTGAAGAAAAAAAATCAAAGTTTATAGCTTATATAAAACCTATTGCCTCGAAAGAGGAGGCGGAGAATTTTATACAGATGATAAAGAGGAAGCATCCTGATGCCAACCATAACTGCAGTGCCTACAAGGTCACGGAGAACGGTCAGGAATATTATAAGGTAGATGATGACGGTGAACCAGGAGGAACTGCAGGAAAGCCTATAGGGGAGATTATGAATCTTTTGGATGTGGATAACCTAGTTGTAGTTGTAACTAGATACTTCGGAGGCATAAAACTCGGTGCAGGTGGACTTGTGAGAAATTATGCCAAGGCGGCCAAGCTAGCGGTGCAGGAAGCGGGTATAATAGAGTATGTGCACTTAAAAAAATATGTAGCCGATTTTTCCTATGACAAGGTAAATGAAGTAGAGGGAATCATAAGTTCTTCAGGGGGCAAGATTCTAGAAAAAGAGTTTATGGACAAGGTAACCTTTAGAATTATGGTAAAGGATGAGACAGAGTCTCTCCTGAAAGAGGTAAGGGGACTTGTGATATTTGAAATATAG
- a CDS encoding trimeric intracellular cation channel family protein, with translation MIIKVLNIVGVVAFSVSGALKGEKHKLDILGIVILGVITAVGGGIIRDVMLNQVPYSIIHERDAYLAVFTAILTYIIYHDKLEGKLSRIIKISDAAGLAAFTVIGAQKGLANDLGLLGVSMMATLTGVGGGVLRDMSVSEIPFILKEDVYAFLCLAGGGIYWAGMKWGLSEALMMNSVMTSIFIIRIMAIIFNLQLPSKGRLKNANS, from the coding sequence ATGATTATAAAAGTACTGAATATTGTAGGAGTAGTGGCATTTTCTGTCTCAGGGGCTCTGAAAGGTGAAAAGCATAAACTTGATATACTGGGTATAGTCATACTGGGAGTTATAACAGCAGTTGGCGGAGGGATAATAAGGGATGTGATGCTTAATCAGGTGCCGTATTCTATAATCCATGAAAGAGATGCATATTTAGCTGTTTTTACAGCGATACTAACCTATATAATCTATCACGATAAACTTGAAGGGAAACTTTCCCGTATAATAAAAATTTCAGATGCTGCAGGACTTGCTGCCTTTACAGTTATAGGAGCTCAAAAAGGACTGGCTAACGACCTTGGACTTTTGGGGGTTTCTATGATGGCTACCCTTACAGGTGTAGGGGGGGGAGTCCTGAGGGATATGTCTGTAAGTGAGATACCGTTCATACTGAAGGAAGATGTGTATGCCTTTCTTTGCCTGGCAGGAGGAGGAATATACTGGGCTGGTATGAAATGGGGGCTGTCAGAAGCCCTTATGATGAATTCCGTGATGACTTCAATTTTTATAATAAGAATCATGGCAATAATATTTAATCTCCAGCTTCCGTCTAAAGGGAGGCTGAAAAATGCAAACAGTTGA
- a CDS encoding site-2 protease family protein, producing the protein MKNFMKEFKYLNSNAPTSTKAIYGIIAVLLLLTMVKKLVVQPFTAVMIGILIFSVMLHEIAHGLVAYSNGDPTAKNAGRLTLNPLKHLDPLGTLLPVFLIATGATFVIGWAKPVPVNYRNLRDKKWGVFQVSVAGVLTNFILAFIGATMIKFMRAYLYDTGLISAVSYLIRINLVLGIFNLIPIPPLDGSKVVSSLGSHRVKEIFYSMESYGFYIILALAWFGLLGEIINPFYQLAVRILNAYIN; encoded by the coding sequence ATGAAGAATTTTATGAAAGAGTTTAAATATCTAAATTCCAACGCTCCGACTTCCACAAAGGCAATATACGGTATTATAGCTGTTCTTTTGCTTTTAACCATGGTTAAAAAATTAGTTGTCCAGCCCTTTACCGCGGTTATGATAGGCATACTTATTTTTTCTGTTATGCTTCACGAGATAGCCCATGGACTGGTAGCGTACTCAAATGGTGACCCCACTGCAAAAAATGCAGGACGACTTACTCTGAATCCATTAAAACATTTAGATCCACTAGGGACTTTGCTTCCGGTATTTCTCATCGCAACAGGGGCCACTTTTGTAATTGGATGGGCAAAACCTGTACCTGTAAATTACAGAAATCTCAGAGATAAAAAATGGGGGGTATTTCAGGTATCTGTGGCAGGAGTACTCACTAATTTTATCCTGGCTTTTATAGGGGCTACCATGATCAAGTTCATGAGGGCATATCTCTATGATACGGGTCTAATCAGCGCTGTCAGTTATCTAATAAGAATAAATCTGGTCTTGGGTATATTTAATCTGATTCCTATACCGCCTTTAGACGGGTCTAAGGTGGTTTCTAGTCTCGGGAGCCACAGGGTAAAGGAGATTTTTTACAGTATGGAGTCCTATGGGTTTTATATAATACTTGCACTGGCATGGTTTGGTCTGTTAGGGGAGATAATAAATCCTTTTTACCAGCTTGCTGTGAGAATATTAAATGCTTATATCAACTAA
- a CDS encoding ComEC/Rec2 family competence protein: METTYLAALEILIMSLAFCYLPLGIATAIAVLLIAVTFFRKNRSNLLLVIALLFMVRIFTGIDLGSHNAGENIVLKVDGGNNRIERINGKIPRKALYVYGNNLEEGKSEITGELKEKIERNNREYYQLEEVHTSLIPRGFVNRYLDEKIRILTRDYSGEMAKFYRAVIMGEKGNLSDKVKDMFSYTGTSHLIVISGLHIGVIIAIILFLTGKLPLQRELRYFISAVILTLYTAGVGLAPSVLRAYIMGMCYIGGELFYEKPDPKKSLSAAFVISLLINPVSVMELSFQMSFMAVVAIIFIYPKVEKKLRSPARGEFINKVLLFAAMSLTIQIFLTPIFLVYFRTIPLLSFLVNLIAIPLGVLFVQSAFGALVLSVVGAGGVLMPTVNLSYHILIKFIELTSSIPGLSVNYYGIKKSGMIILLYLAIFGIAFLKGRWKGLSVVPLFTLLFVNGPNPPETLDYKGVVYYNEKPEFLVAGKKITERDILFFRDSGVKTIEVLITTEKTDEKLKKILKVSEELILSEGDEVKLRDRIFRNIKGKIVELERIEKNIQI; this comes from the coding sequence GTGGAGACGACTTACCTTGCAGCTTTAGAAATTTTAATAATGAGTCTGGCATTTTGCTATCTTCCTTTAGGGATAGCAACTGCTATTGCTGTGCTTTTGATTGCAGTAACTTTTTTCAGGAAAAATAGGTCAAATCTATTATTAGTAATTGCCCTGTTATTTATGGTAAGGATTTTTACCGGGATAGATCTCGGCAGTCATAATGCCGGTGAAAATATTGTTCTAAAAGTTGACGGTGGAAATAACAGGATTGAAAGGATAAACGGAAAGATTCCGAGAAAAGCTCTCTATGTTTATGGGAATAACCTAGAAGAGGGGAAGTCTGAAATAACAGGAGAACTAAAAGAAAAAATTGAAAGGAACAATAGGGAGTATTATCAGCTTGAAGAAGTTCATACGTCTCTTATACCAAGAGGCTTTGTAAACAGATATCTAGATGAAAAAATAAGAATTTTAACAAGAGACTATTCAGGAGAGATGGCAAAATTTTACAGGGCTGTAATCATGGGTGAAAAAGGGAACCTTTCAGATAAGGTGAAGGATATGTTTTCCTATACAGGAACTTCCCACCTCATAGTTATATCGGGTCTGCACATAGGGGTTATAATAGCAATAATATTATTTTTGACCGGAAAACTTCCCTTACAGAGAGAACTGAGGTATTTTATTTCAGCAGTGATACTGACCCTCTATACTGCAGGGGTGGGTTTAGCCCCTTCTGTCCTCCGTGCCTATATAATGGGTATGTGCTATATAGGAGGGGAACTTTTTTACGAGAAGCCAGACCCGAAAAAATCCCTTTCAGCTGCCTTTGTGATATCACTGCTGATAAATCCCGTATCAGTCATGGAGTTATCTTTTCAGATGTCATTTATGGCTGTAGTTGCGATTATCTTTATATATCCCAAGGTTGAGAAAAAATTAAGATCTCCTGCTAGAGGTGAGTTTATAAATAAAGTTTTACTATTTGCCGCGATGAGTCTCACAATCCAGATTTTTCTAACCCCTATATTTTTAGTGTACTTTAGGACTATTCCTCTTCTGTCATTTCTTGTAAATTTAATCGCCATTCCCTTAGGTGTTCTCTTTGTCCAAAGTGCCTTTGGAGCCCTTGTTCTTTCAGTTGTAGGAGCAGGAGGGGTTCTTATGCCCACAGTCAATCTGAGCTATCATATCTTGATAAAATTTATAGAACTGACATCGAGTATACCCGGTCTTTCGGTAAATTATTACGGGATAAAAAAGAGTGGCATGATAATTTTACTTTATTTGGCTATTTTTGGAATAGCTTTTTTGAAAGGCAGATGGAAGGGGCTTTCTGTGGTTCCCTTATTTACACTGCTATTTGTCAATGGTCCGAATCCACCTGAAACTTTAGATTACAAAGGGGTGGTATACTACAATGAAAAGCCGGAATTTTTGGTTGCAGGGAAAAAGATAACCGAGAGGGATATTTTATTTTTCAGGGACAGTGGGGTAAAAACTATAGAGGTTCTTATAACAACAGAAAAGACAGATGAAAAATTGAAAAAAATATTAAAAGTATCTGAAGAGTTAATACTCTCTGAAGGGGACGAAGTAAAACTTAGAGACAGAATATTCAGAAACATCAAAGGCAAAATTGTTGAATTAGAAAGAATTGAAAAAAATATTCAGATATGA
- the dgt gene encoding dGTP triphosphohydrolase → MMNWEDLMKPTKFRPGKDGKRTALSEFKQDYSKIIFSSSFRRLKNKTQIHPLDSNDFIRTRLIHSLEVSTIASEIGGLVESELIKEGKFPAERKECMGSVLEAASLLHDVGNPSFGHYGEVIIQDFFTEFFENKFDKNIDFYGEKWSEAELNDFKNFEGNAQTLRVISRLQYIRDEYGLNLTFPTMASIMKYPRSSFDGNNPEMGISYKKFGYFQSEKEPFEKIVSELGVEIEGKIRRHPLVFLLEASDDIAYLVADIEDAVKKGILTTERVRKVIEKYLDSENDKEREILESLGEGEIDCLYPDPREIKMQIFRVKIQKFMINGTAKSFLDNYEDIMCGAYEKELLDSSEAVHLKKAFREILSIIISDKDVIKLEIGGDRILRVLLREFTDAVVSPKKDRIGSKEEKLYRLISSNYRFLKERYPYKNKLYNELRLVTDFICGMTDSYALELYQSIMAIKF, encoded by the coding sequence ATGATGAACTGGGAAGATCTTATGAAACCAACTAAATTCCGACCTGGAAAAGATGGAAAAAGAACGGCTCTTAGCGAGTTTAAACAGGACTATTCCAAAATTATTTTCAGCTCATCTTTTAGAAGACTTAAAAATAAAACTCAGATACACCCCCTAGATAGTAATGATTTCATAAGAACCAGGCTGATACACTCTCTTGAAGTTTCAACAATAGCAAGTGAGATCGGTGGACTGGTGGAATCAGAACTTATCAAAGAAGGTAAGTTTCCAGCTGAGAGAAAAGAATGCATGGGAAGTGTCCTAGAGGCAGCCTCGCTGCTTCACGATGTGGGAAATCCCTCCTTTGGGCATTATGGTGAAGTCATAATACAGGATTTTTTCACAGAATTTTTTGAAAATAAATTTGATAAGAATATAGATTTTTACGGAGAAAAATGGAGTGAGGCAGAACTCAATGATTTTAAGAACTTTGAAGGAAATGCTCAAACTTTAAGGGTAATAAGCCGGCTGCAGTATATAAGAGACGAGTATGGCTTAAATCTGACCTTTCCAACTATGGCCTCTATAATGAAATATCCACGATCCTCCTTCGATGGAAACAACCCTGAGATGGGGATTAGTTATAAAAAGTTTGGATATTTCCAGAGTGAAAAAGAGCCCTTTGAAAAAATAGTATCGGAACTTGGTGTAGAAATTGAAGGGAAGATAAGAAGGCACCCTCTTGTATTTTTATTGGAAGCATCTGACGACATAGCTTACCTGGTGGCAGATATAGAAGATGCAGTGAAAAAAGGGATACTCACTACAGAGAGGGTAAGAAAGGTAATAGAAAAATATTTAGACTCAGAAAATGATAAGGAAAGAGAGATCTTAGAAAGTCTAGGGGAGGGAGAGATAGACTGTCTTTACCCGGATCCCAGAGAGATAAAGATGCAGATATTCCGTGTGAAAATACAAAAATTCATGATAAATGGGACGGCAAAATCTTTTTTAGACAACTATGAGGATATAATGTGTGGGGCTTATGAAAAGGAACTTTTGGATTCTTCTGAGGCAGTTCATCTGAAAAAAGCCTTTAGGGAGATTCTTTCCATAATAATAAGTGACAAAGATGTTATAAAGCTTGAGATAGGGGGAGACAGGATATTGAGGGTTCTTTTGAGAGAGTTTACAGATGCTGTGGTGTCCCCGAAAAAAGATCGGATAGGAAGCAAGGAAGAGAAGCTGTACAGACTTATATCAAGTAATTACAGATTTTTGAAGGAGAGATACCCCTATAAAAATAAGCTTTATAATGAACTGAGGCTGGTTACAGATTTTATCTGTGGAATGACAGATTCTTATGCTCTAGAACTTTATCAGTCCATAATGGCCATAAAATTTTAG